The Meiothermus sp. Pnk-1 genome contains a region encoding:
- a CDS encoding ParA family protein translates to MKRIGVVNQKGGVGKTTTAVNLAAYLSQAGQRVLLVDLDPQANATSGLGQETHNGGIYALLTGEANLEQVVQAVNPRLHLIGAESSLVGASADLLEDPSRLRRVLEPLTGEYDLIVLDAPPSLGPLTLNVLAAAQGLLIPVQAEYYALEGIAGLMETVEQVRVRLNPGLRILGIVITMYDSRTLLSQQVEANIRAHFGEQVFWTVVPRNVRLAEAPSYGQAISTYAPTSSGAHAYRRLAEEVMRRVQEA, encoded by the coding sequence GTGAAGCGCATCGGAGTGGTCAACCAAAAAGGGGGGGTGGGGAAGACCACCACCGCCGTCAATCTGGCGGCGTACTTATCCCAGGCGGGACAGCGGGTGTTGCTCGTGGACCTCGATCCTCAGGCTAACGCGACCTCGGGGCTGGGGCAGGAGACCCATAACGGCGGGATTTATGCCTTGCTGACCGGAGAGGCCAACCTCGAGCAGGTGGTGCAGGCGGTCAATCCCAGGCTACACCTCATCGGGGCGGAGTCCAGCCTGGTAGGGGCGAGCGCCGACCTGCTGGAGGACCCTTCGCGGTTGCGCAGGGTGCTCGAGCCGCTTACGGGTGAGTACGACCTTATCGTGTTGGACGCACCTCCCAGTTTGGGCCCCTTGACCCTTAATGTGCTGGCGGCTGCGCAGGGCCTGTTGATACCGGTACAGGCGGAATACTACGCGCTCGAGGGGATTGCCGGTCTGATGGAGACGGTGGAGCAGGTGAGGGTGCGGTTGAACCCCGGGCTGCGCATTTTGGGGATTGTGATCACCATGTACGACTCTCGCACCCTGCTCTCCCAGCAGGTGGAGGCCAACATCCGTGCCCACTTCGGCGAGCAGGTGTTCTGGACGGTGGTACCTCGCAATGTACGCCTGGCTGAAGCCCCTAGTTACGGCCAGGCCATCTCCACCTACGCCCCCACCTCGAGCGGGGCTCACGCCTACCGCCGTCTGGCCGAGGAGGTGATGCGCCGTGTCCAAGAAGCCTAG
- the rsmG gene encoding 16S rRNA (guanine(527)-N(7))-methyltransferase RsmG produces the protein MPLSDDSLQLLERSLGALGMPALSARQLEQLGQLYDLLLAANAKTNLTAITDERGFVLKHVVDSLTCGLTRKLEGRQRVIDVGSGAGFPGLPLKIAWPALEMTLLEATRKKVEYLNGAIRALGLRGVSALWGRAEEQAHRAELREVFDRAVVRAVGSAATVAELCLPFVRVGGYLLVQKGPEAEVELAVAQRAIHTLGGRLVELLELRLPEVGDRRKLLLIEKIAETPQPYPRRAGLPAKHPLC, from the coding sequence GTGCCGCTATCGGACGACTCCTTGCAATTGCTCGAGCGTTCCCTTGGCGCGCTGGGGATGCCCGCGCTCTCCGCACGACAGCTTGAACAACTGGGGCAGCTGTATGACCTGCTGCTTGCGGCCAACGCCAAGACCAACCTCACCGCGATCACCGACGAGAGGGGATTTGTCCTCAAGCATGTGGTCGACTCCCTGACCTGTGGGCTTACCCGGAAGCTGGAGGGGAGGCAGCGGGTGATCGACGTGGGGAGCGGAGCGGGTTTTCCCGGTTTGCCCCTCAAGATCGCATGGCCCGCTTTGGAGATGACCTTGCTCGAGGCCACACGCAAAAAGGTAGAGTACCTGAATGGGGCTATTCGGGCGCTTGGCCTTCGGGGCGTGAGTGCCCTATGGGGTCGGGCGGAGGAGCAGGCCCACCGGGCGGAGTTGCGCGAGGTTTTCGACCGGGCGGTGGTGCGCGCCGTGGGGAGCGCCGCGACCGTGGCCGAGCTATGCCTGCCCTTTGTCCGGGTGGGGGGGTATTTGTTGGTGCAGAAGGGGCCTGAGGCCGAGGTTGAACTGGCTGTGGCCCAGCGGGCCATCCATACCCTGGGAGGGCGTTTGGTTGAGCTCCTCGAGCTGCGGTTGCCGGAGGTGGGGGATCGCAGAAAACTGCTGCTGATCGAAAAGATTGCCGAGACCCCGCAACCGTACCCGCGCCGCGCGGGCCTTCCGGCGAAGCATCCGTTATGCTAG
- a CDS encoding ParB/RepB/Spo0J family partition protein, translating to MSKKPSGLGKGLDALLPKTQAAPVRLPLALIKPGSFQPRRNFDQEALEELAASIREKGLLQPLLVRPKGEGYELIAGERRWRACQLAGLQEVPVVIRDITDREALELALVENLQREDLNPVEEAQGYQRLVEMGLSQEEIAKAVGKARSTVTNAIRLLQLPKSALAALEAGEITAGHARALLALPHSKREWGLGEILSKNLSVRDSERLKERAELPVERSPGSRQEAYPDIARSLSRQLGWKVRLVGEERGRLEIRYHSREELQAILERLGYQS from the coding sequence GTGTCCAAGAAGCCTAGCGGGTTGGGCAAAGGGCTGGATGCTTTGCTGCCCAAGACCCAAGCGGCCCCGGTGAGGTTGCCCTTGGCCTTGATCAAGCCCGGCTCCTTCCAGCCCCGCCGCAATTTCGATCAGGAAGCCTTGGAGGAGCTCGCGGCCTCGATCAGGGAAAAGGGCCTGTTACAGCCGCTGTTGGTGCGGCCTAAGGGGGAAGGGTACGAGTTGATAGCCGGGGAGCGGCGTTGGCGGGCTTGCCAATTGGCCGGGCTGCAAGAGGTACCCGTGGTGATCCGCGACATCACCGACCGGGAGGCCCTGGAGCTGGCTTTAGTGGAAAACCTCCAACGAGAGGACCTCAACCCGGTGGAAGAGGCCCAGGGATACCAGCGCTTGGTGGAAATGGGGCTTTCCCAGGAGGAGATCGCCAAAGCGGTGGGTAAGGCCCGCAGCACGGTGACCAACGCCATCCGGTTGCTCCAGCTTCCCAAGAGCGCCCTGGCCGCGCTCGAGGCCGGAGAGATCACGGCTGGACATGCGCGCGCCCTGCTGGCACTGCCCCACTCCAAACGGGAGTGGGGGCTTGGGGAAATCCTCAGCAAAAACCTCAGCGTGCGCGACAGCGAGCGGCTGAAGGAGCGCGCCGAGCTACCGGTGGAAAGAAGCCCAGGGAGCCGACAGGAGGCCTATCCCGATATCGCCCGAAGCCTCTCGCGGCAGTTGGGCTGGAAGGTTCGGTTGGTAGGGGAGGAGCGGGGGAGGCTCGAGATTCGCTATCACTCCCGTGAGGAGCTCCAAGCCATCCTGGAACGGCTGGGCTACCAGAGCTGA
- a CDS encoding TA system VapC family ribonuclease toxin: MYVLDFNVLIYAFRQDAPQHRACYAWLNGSLTTGEGVGVPSWVEREVLRINTLPSLGDLAAPPQDVFAFLYALRKHPAYQLVEPGPNHLPIFEDLCQRLGLRGNDLNDAFMAALAIERGATLVSTDRGFSRFPGLRRVDPLEE, from the coding sequence GTGTATGTGCTCGATTTCAACGTGCTGATCTATGCTTTCCGGCAAGACGCGCCGCAACACCGGGCTTGTTACGCCTGGCTGAACGGCTCGCTCACAACGGGAGAGGGCGTCGGAGTCCCGAGCTGGGTCGAGCGCGAGGTGCTGCGCATCAACACCCTCCCTTCGCTGGGAGATCTAGCCGCGCCGCCCCAGGATGTGTTCGCCTTCTTGTATGCGCTGAGGAAGCATCCTGCATATCAGCTCGTCGAACCCGGCCCGAACCATCTGCCCATCTTCGAAGACCTCTGCCAACGCTTGGGCCTGCGGGGCAATGACCTCAACGATGCTTTTATGGCAGCGCTGGCCATCGAGCGCGGAGCCACCCTGGTCAGCACCGATAGGGGTTTTTCACGTTTTCCGGGCTTGCGCCGAGTGGATCCTTTGGAAGAGTGA
- a CDS encoding ComEA family DNA-binding protein: MASVRVGLPLPTLLGGLYLVCVLGLGLYSLWPRLFPHFTPISEAQGLSPSPPPLEANPSPAPREGPISLNRATLEELEALPGIGPTLARRIIAGRPYASVDELLRVRGIGERTLERLRPLVVP, translated from the coding sequence GTGGCGTCTGTCCGAGTAGGCCTCCCCCTTCCGACCCTTCTGGGCGGGCTTTACCTGGTTTGCGTGCTGGGGTTGGGGCTTTACAGCCTGTGGCCTCGGCTATTCCCCCACTTTACCCCGATCTCTGAAGCGCAAGGCCTTTCGCCCTCACCCCCGCCGCTTGAGGCGAACCCTTCCCCTGCACCCCGGGAAGGGCCCATCAGCCTCAACCGGGCTACCCTCGAGGAGCTGGAGGCCCTTCCCGGCATAGGCCCCACCCTCGCCCGCCGGATCATCGCAGGCCGCCCCTATGCCTCGGTAGACGAACTCTTGCGGGTACGAGGAATTGGAGAGCGCACCCTCGAGCGCCTGCGCCCGCTGGTAGTTCCATGA
- a CDS encoding glycerophosphodiester phosphodiesterase, whose product MVVNGKMPLRAKGLLLGHRGSPRATRENTLGSFRAALEAGLDGVELDVQRTQDGVLVVHHDFELEGVAISGLSWAELAARAPWVPRLEQVFELYEEFPRAYLNLELKSQPPSSDGRESDLARALAAWPQRERAWISSFDPLALIRLGKAGVDVPMALLYTQPEVLELLPCLPVGGVHPHFSLLTSAQVAEFKAQGLFVVTWTVNDQATAKRLFEWGVDGVIGDLPQELLAARG is encoded by the coding sequence ATGGTTGTGAATGGCAAAATGCCGCTTCGGGCGAAAGGTCTGCTGCTGGGTCATCGCGGTTCCCCCCGCGCAACCAGGGAGAACACCCTGGGCTCCTTTCGAGCCGCCCTTGAGGCCGGACTGGATGGGGTAGAGCTGGATGTCCAACGCACCCAGGACGGGGTGCTGGTGGTCCACCACGATTTCGAGCTGGAGGGGGTGGCGATCTCGGGGCTCTCTTGGGCCGAGCTCGCGGCCCGCGCTCCCTGGGTGCCGAGGCTCGAGCAGGTGTTTGAGCTTTACGAGGAGTTTCCCCGGGCGTACCTCAACCTCGAGCTCAAAAGCCAGCCGCCCTCGAGCGATGGACGCGAGTCCGACCTAGCCCGAGCCCTGGCGGCTTGGCCGCAGCGGGAGCGAGCTTGGATCAGCTCCTTCGACCCGTTGGCGCTTATCCGCCTAGGGAAGGCCGGCGTAGACGTGCCCATGGCCTTGCTCTACACCCAGCCGGAGGTGCTCGAACTGCTTCCCTGTCTGCCGGTGGGGGGGGTTCATCCCCACTTCTCCCTCCTCACCTCCGCGCAGGTGGCGGAGTTCAAGGCCCAGGGGTTGTTCGTGGTGACCTGGACAGTCAACGACCAAGCGACAGCCAAGCGGTTGTTCGAGTGGGGGGTAGATGGGGTCATCGGGGATCTGCCCCAAGAGCTGTTAGCGGCTCGGGGTTGA
- a CDS encoding DNA internalization-related competence protein ComEC/Rec2 → MIPYALGAGALLGALSQLSPWVFLGLLVGFWLPERVRWAALGAFALVMLRASTLGDPWAARIGQEVTLEGQLHRGFLWTPQGKVYVRHFPPLEDGAYRLEGLLARPQPKRNPGGFDQSLWLKGLGVKAVLEVRRVLYRRPASPTYHDRYRQTLQHGLSPEVAALATALTLGEREGLGELYEAFQRAGLAHALALSGLNVGILVGAGLILLYPLGPRRYWAALPLAWAYVLLAGPSPSLLRASLMATVVLLALALGKGRNALLSGWMLALAAHLAWEPYAVFSLSFQLSYLAVLGIAVLLPALPRPRGWRGYLAEVFALTLSAQAFLIPLLLHNFHRLALLSPLANLAVLPLLNLLVPLTFIKGLWSGFAGILAPPIEVLSQLSIELTRWLARGPQLFWGEISPSGFALYYLGLAPLVLALYNRLPWRRALMLGSAALLSSILPAQFQRAEIWQLDVGQGDASLIRLPDQTAILVDGGRPYAAERVVRALDALGIPKLDLVVATHPDADHIAALPEVLAEVPVGRVLAGPPQPRDPLDLALRKAAQDAGVPVSTVVRGSSLRLGQARLSFLGPRGDEPDDNGRSLVFVLEWRGRRALFTGDAPTVAEEDWPALPVHLLKVGHHGSKTSTGEELLEKTRPKVALIGVGRNNYGHPAAEVLHRLERYSVEVHRTDWEGAIRVQLW, encoded by the coding sequence ATGATCCCCTATGCCTTGGGTGCCGGGGCCCTGCTCGGCGCCCTGAGCCAGCTCAGCCCCTGGGTGTTCCTGGGGTTGCTGGTTGGGTTTTGGCTCCCCGAGCGGGTGCGCTGGGCAGCGCTGGGGGCTTTTGCGCTGGTGATGCTGCGGGCATCTACCCTGGGCGATCCTTGGGCGGCAAGGATCGGGCAGGAGGTAACCTTAGAAGGCCAGCTTCACCGGGGGTTTCTATGGACCCCACAGGGAAAGGTGTACGTCCGCCACTTTCCCCCTTTGGAAGACGGGGCCTACCGCCTCGAGGGCCTCCTAGCGCGCCCGCAGCCCAAACGCAACCCTGGCGGCTTCGACCAGAGCCTTTGGCTCAAGGGGCTGGGGGTAAAGGCGGTGCTCGAGGTACGGCGGGTGCTGTACCGGCGGCCAGCCAGCCCCACCTACCACGACCGCTACCGCCAAACCCTACAGCATGGCCTCTCCCCCGAGGTGGCGGCCCTCGCCACCGCGCTGACCCTGGGCGAGCGCGAGGGGCTGGGAGAGCTATACGAAGCGTTCCAGCGGGCCGGTCTGGCCCACGCCCTAGCCCTCTCTGGCCTCAACGTAGGCATCCTGGTAGGGGCAGGGCTGATCCTGCTTTACCCGCTCGGGCCACGCCGCTACTGGGCGGCGCTCCCACTCGCTTGGGCCTACGTTCTGCTGGCGGGCCCGAGCCCCAGCCTGCTGCGGGCCAGCCTGATGGCGACGGTGGTGTTGCTGGCCTTGGCCTTGGGAAAGGGCCGAAACGCTCTCCTGAGCGGGTGGATGCTGGCTTTGGCCGCCCATCTGGCCTGGGAACCTTACGCGGTGTTCAGCCTGTCGTTCCAGCTTTCCTACCTGGCGGTGCTGGGCATCGCGGTGCTACTGCCGGCGTTGCCCCGACCCAGGGGGTGGAGGGGTTATCTGGCTGAGGTCTTCGCCCTCACCCTCTCGGCGCAGGCTTTCCTGATCCCCCTCCTCCTTCATAACTTTCACCGGCTTGCGCTGCTCTCTCCCCTGGCTAACTTGGCCGTCTTGCCCTTGCTCAACCTGCTGGTGCCCCTGACGTTCATCAAAGGGTTATGGAGTGGCTTCGCGGGAATCTTGGCTCCTCCGATCGAGGTCCTTTCCCAGCTCTCAATCGAGCTGACCCGCTGGCTGGCCCGAGGGCCGCAGCTCTTTTGGGGCGAGATCTCTCCTTCGGGGTTTGCCCTGTACTACCTGGGGCTAGCTCCCCTGGTGTTAGCGCTGTACAACCGCCTCCCCTGGCGACGTGCGCTTATGCTGGGCTCGGCCGCGCTGCTCTCGAGCATCCTGCCGGCCCAGTTTCAGCGGGCCGAGATTTGGCAACTCGATGTAGGTCAGGGAGATGCCAGCTTGATCCGCCTGCCAGACCAAACCGCCATCTTGGTGGACGGCGGAAGGCCCTACGCAGCAGAGCGGGTGGTGCGCGCCCTCGATGCTTTAGGGATTCCCAAGCTCGACCTGGTGGTAGCGACTCACCCCGATGCCGACCACATCGCCGCCCTCCCCGAGGTGCTGGCCGAAGTCCCGGTGGGCAGGGTGCTGGCCGGGCCGCCGCAGCCGCGAGACCCCCTCGACCTGGCCCTGCGCAAGGCGGCGCAGGACGCCGGAGTCCCGGTAAGCACGGTTGTACGGGGCAGCTCGCTGCGGCTTGGCCAAGCCCGCTTGAGCTTCCTCGGACCTCGAGGAGACGAGCCCGACGACAACGGACGAAGCCTGGTATTCGTGCTTGAGTGGCGGGGGCGCCGGGCCTTGTTCACCGGTGATGCTCCTACCGTTGCCGAGGAGGACTGGCCCGCGCTTCCGGTCCACCTGCTCAAGGTAGGGCACCACGGCTCCAAAACCAGCACCGGAGAAGAGCTCTTGGAGAAAACCCGCCCCAAAGTGGCCCTTATCGGGGTGGGGCGCAACAACTACGGCCACCCGGCCGCCGAGGTGCTCCACAGGTTAGAGCGGTACTCCGTGGAGGTCCACCGTACCGACTGGGAGGGGGCGATCCGGGTTCAGCTCTGGTAG
- the mnmG gene encoding tRNA uridine-5-carboxymethylaminomethyl(34) synthesis enzyme MnmG, protein MSRYEVIVVGGGHAGIEAAWAAAQVGARVGLITSNPERIGLMPCNPAVGGPGKSQLVAEVVAMGGLMGRLADATAIHTRVLNRSKGPAVQSLRVQVDRDAYALEAQRVLLSHPRIESLRAEVAALWVEGGELWGVLTVDGRKIQASSVVVASGTFLSGVVWYGRQSRPAGRQGEPPARFLSQSIRAVGHRMLRFKTGTPPRIRADSVDYAALEVVPPDVPPQTFAGVPGPHAAARPTWQTRTTEATHRLIRENLHLSPLYGGDIEGIGPRYCPSIEDKVVRFADKETHLLFVEPDGLETSELYLQGFSSSLPPQLQERMVRTLPGFEKAVIQRYAYAVEYDAVDATELTAGLQSQKLPGLFTAGQINGTSGYEEAAAQGLIAGLNAARFARGQEEIRLSRESGYIGVMIDDLVHRGTDEPYRMMTSRVELRLLCRADNADERLLPLATEVGLRTPGDLEKTQEKYRRIQAELERLGCLRLEGVPALLWLRRPEVTYADLVARLGPSPLSLSEEEIEQVEIRAKYAGYIQRQQKLSERLKELASYHIPPTLEYRHIPSLSKEAVEKLSKIRPATVAEASRVPGVRDSDLTALLVYLSKGRVPA, encoded by the coding sequence ATGTCAAGGTATGAGGTCATTGTGGTGGGTGGAGGCCACGCAGGGATCGAGGCTGCCTGGGCGGCGGCTCAGGTAGGGGCGAGGGTCGGCCTGATCACTAGCAACCCTGAGCGGATCGGGCTGATGCCCTGCAATCCGGCGGTGGGGGGGCCGGGCAAGAGCCAACTCGTCGCTGAGGTCGTAGCCATGGGCGGTTTGATGGGACGGCTCGCCGATGCTACCGCGATTCACACCCGGGTGTTGAACCGTTCCAAGGGGCCGGCTGTACAAAGCTTGCGGGTGCAGGTAGACCGGGACGCGTACGCCCTGGAGGCCCAGCGCGTCTTGCTATCCCACCCTCGGATTGAAAGTCTCCGGGCTGAGGTTGCAGCCCTTTGGGTGGAGGGGGGTGAGTTGTGGGGGGTGCTCACGGTCGATGGCCGAAAAATCCAGGCCTCTTCCGTCGTTGTGGCTAGCGGAACTTTCCTCAGCGGGGTGGTGTGGTATGGACGGCAGTCCCGCCCGGCAGGTCGCCAGGGCGAGCCCCCAGCCCGCTTTCTTTCCCAGAGCATCCGCGCAGTAGGCCATAGGATGCTCCGCTTCAAGACCGGCACCCCACCCCGAATCCGCGCCGACTCGGTGGACTACGCAGCGCTCGAGGTAGTCCCTCCGGATGTTCCCCCCCAGACTTTTGCAGGCGTCCCTGGACCACACGCCGCTGCCCGTCCTACCTGGCAGACCCGCACCACGGAGGCTACCCACCGCTTGATCCGGGAGAACCTCCACCTCTCTCCCCTGTATGGAGGGGACATCGAGGGGATTGGTCCGCGCTATTGCCCCTCGATTGAAGACAAGGTGGTCCGTTTTGCCGACAAGGAAACCCACCTGCTTTTTGTCGAGCCGGACGGGCTCGAGACCAGCGAGCTGTACCTGCAGGGGTTTTCCTCTTCTCTGCCCCCTCAACTACAGGAGCGGATGGTACGTACCCTACCGGGGTTTGAGAAGGCCGTCATCCAGCGGTATGCCTATGCCGTCGAATACGATGCGGTAGACGCGACCGAGTTGACCGCTGGGCTTCAGTCGCAAAAGTTACCGGGGCTGTTTACGGCGGGGCAAATCAATGGGACCAGCGGGTATGAGGAGGCCGCTGCGCAGGGGTTGATCGCGGGATTGAACGCGGCTCGCTTCGCTCGAGGGCAAGAAGAAATCCGCCTCTCTCGTGAATCGGGGTATATCGGGGTGATGATCGACGACCTAGTGCACCGAGGCACCGACGAGCCTTATCGGATGATGACCTCACGGGTTGAGCTGCGCCTGCTTTGTCGGGCGGACAACGCGGATGAGCGGTTGCTGCCCCTGGCGACTGAGGTAGGGTTGCGTACGCCGGGTGACCTGGAGAAGACGCAAGAGAAATACCGGCGGATCCAGGCTGAGCTCGAGCGGCTAGGATGCCTGCGCCTCGAGGGGGTCCCTGCCCTGCTCTGGCTGCGCCGCCCGGAGGTGACCTACGCCGATCTGGTGGCCCGCTTGGGCCCTTCGCCCCTTTCTCTTTCAGAGGAAGAGATCGAACAGGTAGAGATCCGCGCCAAATACGCTGGGTACATCCAGCGGCAGCAAAAGCTCTCTGAGCGGCTGAAAGAGCTGGCGTCCTACCACATTCCTCCGACCCTCGAATACCGCCATATCCCTAGCCTCTCCAAGGAAGCGGTAGAAAAGCTCTCCAAAATCAGGCCCGCGACGGTGGCCGAGGCCTCCCGGGTACCCGGGGTGCGCGACTCTGACCTCACCGCCTTGCTGGTGTATCTAAGCAAGGGTAGGGTGCCGGCCTGA
- a CDS encoding MFS transporter — MKSPWAVLAAAITAGTAISAIGFAYPTLSPYLRTDLGLSLTAVGLLNTFIYLGTMLGALPAGWLTDRFGSRRVLILAALTAAGLTLLIPLVARAEFLFLGLLVGVGLVVATSTPAGSQAVAQAFPPTQRGTVIGLRQMAVPLGGAVASALLPLIAEHFGWRWASLGIGLIALLAAWVTGWLYQEQGSSGPQPILRSPPLSRILSQRDILLAAIAGMTLPTGQFIMITYLILFLKERFGLSELIGAALLTAANLAGAFSRVFWSWMSDRLGGRRKPLLVSIVALAALCALSLAWLPVGTPLWFKAAIVILFGATALGWQGLHFSLLTELSPRGLEGRVVGFGLIFTSIGIALAPPVFGFVVEQSASYTVGWLLLAGIYGVGVGLLSRVREPLQT, encoded by the coding sequence GTGAAATCGCCCTGGGCCGTTCTCGCCGCGGCCATAACCGCCGGGACCGCCATCTCAGCCATCGGCTTCGCTTATCCCACCCTTTCGCCCTACCTCCGCACCGACTTAGGACTTTCGCTCACTGCGGTGGGCCTCCTCAACACCTTCATCTACCTGGGCACCATGCTGGGTGCTCTGCCGGCAGGTTGGCTGACCGATCGTTTCGGCAGCCGCCGGGTGCTGATCCTGGCTGCACTCACCGCCGCTGGGCTGACCCTGTTGATCCCGCTGGTGGCTCGAGCCGAGTTCCTTTTCCTGGGGTTGTTGGTAGGGGTCGGCCTGGTGGTCGCTACCTCCACCCCGGCAGGCTCGCAAGCAGTGGCTCAGGCTTTTCCACCTACGCAACGTGGGACGGTGATCGGGCTGCGGCAGATGGCAGTTCCCCTGGGCGGGGCGGTGGCCTCGGCCCTTCTTCCGCTCATCGCAGAGCATTTCGGCTGGCGCTGGGCCTCGCTAGGGATTGGGCTGATCGCCCTACTCGCGGCCTGGGTAACGGGCTGGCTCTACCAGGAGCAGGGCTCGAGCGGGCCGCAACCCATCCTTCGAAGCCCGCCACTGAGCCGAATCCTCAGCCAGCGCGACATCTTGCTGGCCGCCATCGCCGGTATGACCCTGCCTACCGGGCAGTTCATCATGATCACCTACTTGATCCTCTTCCTGAAAGAGCGCTTTGGCCTCTCCGAATTGATCGGCGCGGCCTTGCTCACCGCAGCCAATCTGGCTGGGGCCTTCAGCCGCGTCTTCTGGTCGTGGATGTCCGACCGGCTGGGCGGGCGGCGCAAGCCGCTGCTGGTGAGCATCGTGGCCTTGGCGGCTCTTTGCGCCCTCTCGCTGGCTTGGCTGCCGGTAGGCACGCCCTTGTGGTTCAAGGCGGCGATCGTCATCCTGTTCGGTGCAACCGCGCTGGGCTGGCAAGGCCTGCACTTCTCGCTTCTCACCGAGCTTTCGCCGAGGGGCCTCGAGGGCCGGGTGGTAGGGTTTGGGCTGATCTTCACCTCGATTGGGATCGCCCTGGCTCCCCCGGTATTCGGCTTCGTGGTGGAGCAAAGCGCCAGCTACACGGTGGGCTGGCTGCTGTTGGCTGGGATTTATGGGGTGGGAGTAGGGCTGCTCTCGAGGGTGCGGGAGCCCCTACAGACATGA
- a CDS encoding low specificity L-threonine aldolase — protein MRVIDLRSDTVTKPTPAMRRAMAEAEVGDDVYAEDPTVNKLEALAAEMLGLEAGLFMPSGTMTNQVALMLHLQRGQEVIAPKGAHIYEYEPGSLSVLAGGVIRLVEAPYGVPDPEAVRAAIHTSPHQAPTGLIALENTHNYAGGTVVPLEAGRAIQRVAEEAGLPTHLDGARLFNAATALRVAPAELARGFRTVSICLSKGLGAPVGSVLLMPRDYRAEAWRYRKMLGGGMRQAGVLAAAGILALTEGPKHLERDHQMARALAEGLLRMQVEVDLESVQTNMVYAHLPHAADFVERLRQAGVLANAMGSRVRFVTHRDLADEDIPLALRRIENALHVA, from the coding sequence ATGCGCGTCATTGACCTTCGCTCCGATACGGTGACCAAGCCCACCCCGGCCATGCGCCGCGCCATGGCTGAGGCCGAGGTGGGCGACGACGTGTACGCGGAAGACCCCACGGTCAACAAGCTCGAGGCGCTGGCCGCCGAGATGCTGGGCCTGGAAGCGGGGCTCTTCATGCCCTCCGGCACCATGACCAACCAGGTGGCCCTGATGCTCCATCTCCAACGCGGCCAGGAGGTGATCGCGCCCAAAGGGGCGCATATCTACGAGTACGAACCGGGTTCGCTGAGCGTCCTCGCGGGCGGGGTGATCCGGCTGGTCGAGGCCCCCTACGGCGTCCCCGACCCCGAGGCGGTGCGCGCAGCCATCCACACCTCGCCGCACCAGGCCCCTACGGGGTTGATCGCGCTGGAGAACACCCACAACTATGCCGGAGGAACGGTGGTCCCCCTCGAGGCCGGGCGGGCTATCCAGCGGGTCGCAGAGGAAGCCGGGCTGCCCACCCACCTCGACGGGGCCCGCCTGTTCAACGCGGCCACCGCGCTGAGGGTCGCGCCCGCCGAACTGGCCCGGGGGTTCCGCACGGTCTCGATCTGTCTTTCTAAAGGGTTGGGAGCCCCGGTGGGGTCGGTGCTATTGATGCCTAGGGACTACCGGGCCGAGGCCTGGCGTTACCGCAAGATGCTGGGCGGGGGAATGCGCCAGGCCGGGGTGCTGGCCGCGGCGGGAATCCTAGCCCTCACCGAGGGGCCTAAGCACCTCGAGCGCGACCACCAGATGGCCCGCGCGCTGGCCGAGGGTCTCCTGCGGATGCAGGTGGAGGTAGACCTCGAGTCCGTGCAGACCAACATGGTCTACGCCCACCTTCCCCACGCCGCCGACTTTGTGGAACGGCTACGCCAGGCCGGGGTGTTGGCTAACGCGATGGGCAGTCGGGTACGCTTCGTCACCCACCGCGACCTGGCCGACGAGGACATCCCTTTGGCCCTCAGGCGCATCGAGAACGCGCTGCACGTAGCCTGA